The Nitrosomonas sp. PY1 genomic sequence ATTCGTCTCAATAACACTAGCCATCAATTACTAGGTGCAGTGATTGATAAGCTCACTGAAGCTGGTGCACAAATTAACGTCAACCATAATCAGATACATTTAATTATGAATTCACAGCCTCGGTCAGTGAGTTTACGCACCGCACCTTACCCTGCCTTCCCAACCGATATGCAGGCGCAATTTATGGCGCTTAACTGCATCGGTGCTGGAACAGCAATTATCACTGAAACAATTTTCGAAAATCGTTTAATGCATGTTCAGGAATTAAAACGCATGAATGCGGATATTGAAGTGGAAGGTAATACTGCCATCATTCACGGCATTTCACACTTAGACGGAGCACATGTAATGGCCACCGATCTGCGCGCATCTGCAAGTTTGATTATTGCCGGACTGGTTGCTCATGGTCGAACTACGATTGATCGAATCTACCATTTAGATCGTGGCTACGAAAATATCGAACAAAAACTCTCAATACTTGGTGCCAATATCCAACGTATTAACTAAGAAGCCTTTAACGGTACTCATTAAAGGCTTTTACAGTAAAGTAAAGATCTATATATCAAAACTTCTGTAATTTATAGCTCACAACAACGGTTGCAATTTTCTTATTCAATCCCATTACTGGAACGACTAAAATCTTATTATTGTTAACATCCGATTTAACAGTAATTTTTTGTAAATTGAGTACTTCTTTAGGATACAAATCATTGGCCTTGGATTCTTCAAACCGTTTATCCGTTGAAATCAATAACTGACCTTCATCGTTGATCAAATCAACTCTTTCAGTATTTTTCATTTTGACGACTTCGCCCAGATATTGCTTGATTTGATCAATATTGTTACGAATCAACTCACCACGCACAGCCCATGAAAGTATTTGACCAAATCGCTCTTCTTCCTTTACATATTGCTGATCAGCATACTCACGTGCTTGTTGAGTGATTGACATACGCTCACTCTCAAGCTTTTTCGCCATATCGGACTCTACCTTACCGACAGCAATGGATTTCCAAGCAAAAATGACTATAATAACCCCTATCAGCACCAACAGATATCGACCGGGAAATTGCGTTGTAGGTACATTCCGCAGCCAATCCGCCTTGTCTTTTAGGTGTTCGAGAACTCCATCCATTGTTTTAACAGGCTCAATAGAGTTTTTCTTATTTGTCATCGATCACTCTCCTCGTATTATAACGTTGTAATTAACATCCAAAGGATGCAAATTATCCCCTAATCCTAACTGAAGTGAAAGTAAAACCTACTGCGAGATCACTATCTTGTGGCAAGAATCTCTATTATCACGAACACCGTAACTTTTTTGCGACACACCATTTGGCAATAACTTTGGCTGATCATCAATCACGTAATTAAAACACCTGTCACTATTAGGCCATTCGTTATGCTTTATAATGACTGCTATCGCATTACATTACTGAAAAACTTTCAGAATTAAAAATTATCACAGCTATGAATAGCAATAATTCTCAACAAAATAATAAAAAAACCTGGTCTGGAAGATTTACCGAACCTGTTTCTGAATTGGTCGAGCGCTATACTGCATCAGTTCCATTTGACTATCGGCTTGCGGAATATGATATTCAAGGCTCATTAGCTCATGCAAAAATGCTTTCTATTCAGGGCATTATCAGCAACTCGGATCAAGTAGCTATAGAGCAAGGACTGACTCAGATACGCGATGAAATTCGTAACAATGAATTTACTTGGCAATTAGCGCTAGAAGACGTGCATCTCAACATTGAAAAACGCTTGACACATTTGATCGGTGATGCCGGCAAAAGACTCCACACAGCTCGTTCGCGCAATGATCAAGTTGCAACTGATATTCGCTTATTTCTACGTGCCTCGATTGATAGAATATTATCTTTAATCAAAGATCTACAATATGCCTTACTCAACCTAGCCGAGAAGCATATTGATACCGTGATGCCAGGGTTTACGCACTTGCAAGTAGCTCAACCTGTCTTATTCAGCCATCATTTGATGGCCTATTTTGCAATGCTTAAACGCGACACTGAACGGTTATTAGACTGTCGTAAGCGAGTTAACCTATTACCTCTGGGTGCCGCAGCACTCGCCGGAACAAGCTATCCGATTGATCGTCATTTGGTGGCTAAGCTTCTGGATTTTGAGGGAATTTGCGAAAACTCGCTTGATGCAGTATCTGACCGAGATTTTGCGATTGAATTTTGCGCCAGTGCAGCGCTGATTATGACTCACCTCTCTCGATTGTCAGAAGAACTTATCCTCTGGATGAATCCACGGTTTGGTTTCATTGAATTGGCTGATCGGTTTTGCACCGGGTCTTCCATCATGCCACAAAAGAAAAATCCAGATGTGCCTGAATTAGTTCGCGGTAAAACCGGCCGTGTTAATGGTCACCTGATTGCGTTGTTAACACTCATGAAAGGCCAACCGCTGGCCTACAACAAAGATAATCAAGAAGACAAAGAACCACTTTTTGACACCGTTGATACTTTGATCGACACCTTGCGCATTTATGCAGAAATGCTTTCCGGTGTAACAGTTCATCATAATACTATGCGCCAATCGGCATTACGAGGTCATGCAACGGCTACCGATTTAGCCGATTATCTGGTCAAAAAAGATATTCCTTTCCGAGATGCGCATGAAATCGTTGCAAAGACAGTGCAATTTGCCGAACAAAAAGGCTGCGATTTAAGTGATTTACCGATCCATGAACTACAGCAATTTTCGGATCGTATTGAAGCTGATGTATTAACTGTACTAACATTGGAAGGTTCAATCAAAAGCCGCAACCACATTGGTGGAACCGCACCGGAACAAGTTATGGCAGCCCTTCAAAAAGCGCGACAATGGCTAGAAAACGAATACATTCAACCCCGCTAAGCTTACTTTTAATACTGCATTGACAATGCGGATCGCTTTTTAACAAAAATTACATAAGCAGACCGACATAACTTACTGCATGGATCCTTGGAATGACATCAGTCAGCAAATTGCTACAATTACCCAGCGAAAATTTTTCATAAAAGAAAAAAGGCTACTAACAGGTGGATGTATCAGTCAAAGTTTCAGAATTTCTAATGGCACTCAAATTTATTTTGTCAAACTAAATAGCCGAGAAAATTTAGCGATATTTGATTCGGAAGCCGATGGATTAAATGAAATCCAGCAATCCAAAATCATCCGCATACCCAATACTATTTGTGTGGGTCACAATGCGCAATCAGCTTGGTTAGTGCTTGAATATGTCGCACTTCACTCCGAAATACAGAGTAGCGCCCAGAAATTAGGCACACAACTCGCAGCCATGCATCGCATCACGGCCAAACAGTACGGTTGGAAGCGTGATAATTTTATTGGAAGTACTCCCCAAATCAACACTTGGTCGCACAATTGGATTCGCTTCTGGCAAGAGAAACGACTCAGTTATCAACTTAAGCTTGCTGCTCAAAATGGCTACGGTGGAAAATTACAAGTCTTTGGAGAACGCTTACTCACCGAATTGGAGCATTTTTTCCAAAATCGACAGCCACCGTCATCGTTGCTGCACGGCGATCTATGGCAGGGTAATTATGCTTTCGATAGCAACAACAACCCTATCTTATTTGATCCAGCCGTATATTTTGGCGATCGGGAAACCGATATTGCGATGACAGAGCTTTTTGGAGGATTCTCTCCCGCTTTTTATTCCGCCTATCAAAATGATTACCCATTGGATTCTGGGTACAACATGCGCAAAATAATCTATAATCTCTATCATATATTGAATCATTTAAATCTTTTTGGAAATAGTTATCGACCTCAAGCAGAGCATATGATGGCAACACTGCTTGCTGAGGTTCGATCTTGAGCTTGATCGATTTAACGTTTCCTACATTTTTTATTTTCTAGGCCAAATCCTTTATATTTTGACTATTGATCCATGACAAAGTATGTATTTGTAACAGGTGGCGTGGTTTCTTCTCTCGGTAAAGGTATCGCTGCCGCATCCTTGGCTGCCCTCCTGGAAACCCGTGGAATCAAAGTCACGATGCTTAAACTCGATCCCTATATCAATGTAGATCCCGGGACCATGAATCCATTCCAACACGGTGAAGTGTTTGTTACCGAAGATGGCGCAGAAACCGATCTGGATCTTGGGCACTATGAGCGCTTTATCAGCACGCGCATGACCAAGCATAATAATTTTACTACCGGACAAATCTACGAAAGTGTCATTCGCAAGGAAAGACGAGGCGATTATCTTGGTGGAACCGTACAAGTGATTCCTCATATTACCGATGAAATAAAACGCTACATTCAAGCTGGCGTGGGTGATGCGCAAGTCGCGATTATCGAAATTGGCGGTACTGTCGGAGATATTGAATCACTACCCTTTCTAGAAGCCATACGCCAAATGGCTGTACAAAATCCACGAACAGACACTTGCTTCATTCACCTCACTTTATTGCCTTACATTGGTTCTGCTGGAGAACTTAAAACCAAACCGACGCAACACTCGGTAAAGGAATTAAGAGAAATTGGTATTCAACCCGATGTTTTACTATGCCGATCCGATCGCGAAGTTCCACAAGAAGAACGCCGCAAAATTGCACTTTTTACAAATGTTCGAGAAGAGGCTGTAATTTCTGCGGTCGATGTGGATAGCATCTATAAAATTCCTGCTTTACTGCATGAGCAAATGCTGGACGAGATTATTTGCCATAAACTGAATATTCTCGCCAAGCCGGCCGATTTAAGCACATGGAAAAAATTGATTTATGCATTGGAATATCCAAAACATATCACTACGATAGCCATTGTTGGGAAATATGTTGATCTGACTGAATCCTATAAATCACTTTCTGAAGCGCTGATCCATGCGGGCATTCATACACAAAGCCGGGTCAATATATGCTATATCGATTCTGAAAATATTGAGAAAGAAGGAACAGGCTGCCTAGTCGGTATGGATGGTATTTTAGTACCGGGTGGATTTGGTAAACGTGGCGTTGAAGGAAAAATTATGGCGGTGCAATATGCGCGTACCAAACATATCCCCTACCTCGGTATTTGTCTTGGATTACAGCTTGCAATTATCGAATATGCGCGCAACAAAGCTAACATGAAAGGTGCACATAGCACTGAATTTAATTCTGATACGCCCTTCCCAGTGATCGGGCTCATTACTGAATGGCGGACGCGCGATGGACAACTGGAAACTCGTGATGCGTACTCCAACA encodes the following:
- a CDS encoding fructosamine kinase family protein: MDPWNDISQQIATITQRKFFIKEKRLLTGGCISQSFRISNGTQIYFVKLNSRENLAIFDSEADGLNEIQQSKIIRIPNTICVGHNAQSAWLVLEYVALHSEIQSSAQKLGTQLAAMHRITAKQYGWKRDNFIGSTPQINTWSHNWIRFWQEKRLSYQLKLAAQNGYGGKLQVFGERLLTELEHFFQNRQPPSSLLHGDLWQGNYAFDSNNNPILFDPAVYFGDRETDIAMTELFGGFSPAFYSAYQNDYPLDSGYNMRKIIYNLYHILNHLNLFGNSYRPQAEHMMATLLAEVRS
- the argH gene encoding argininosuccinate lyase; this encodes MNSNNSQQNNKKTWSGRFTEPVSELVERYTASVPFDYRLAEYDIQGSLAHAKMLSIQGIISNSDQVAIEQGLTQIRDEIRNNEFTWQLALEDVHLNIEKRLTHLIGDAGKRLHTARSRNDQVATDIRLFLRASIDRILSLIKDLQYALLNLAEKHIDTVMPGFTHLQVAQPVLFSHHLMAYFAMLKRDTERLLDCRKRVNLLPLGAAALAGTSYPIDRHLVAKLLDFEGICENSLDAVSDRDFAIEFCASAALIMTHLSRLSEELILWMNPRFGFIELADRFCTGSSIMPQKKNPDVPELVRGKTGRVNGHLIALLTLMKGQPLAYNKDNQEDKEPLFDTVDTLIDTLRIYAEMLSGVTVHHNTMRQSALRGHATATDLADYLVKKDIPFRDAHEIVAKTVQFAEQKGCDLSDLPIHELQQFSDRIEADVLTVLTLEGSIKSRNHIGGTAPEQVMAALQKARQWLENEYIQPR
- a CDS encoding CTP synthase, which translates into the protein MTKYVFVTGGVVSSLGKGIAAASLAALLETRGIKVTMLKLDPYINVDPGTMNPFQHGEVFVTEDGAETDLDLGHYERFISTRMTKHNNFTTGQIYESVIRKERRGDYLGGTVQVIPHITDEIKRYIQAGVGDAQVAIIEIGGTVGDIESLPFLEAIRQMAVQNPRTDTCFIHLTLLPYIGSAGELKTKPTQHSVKELREIGIQPDVLLCRSDREVPQEERRKIALFTNVREEAVISAVDVDSIYKIPALLHEQMLDEIICHKLNILAKPADLSTWKKLIYALEYPKHITTIAIVGKYVDLTESYKSLSEALIHAGIHTQSRVNICYIDSENIEKEGTGCLVGMDGILVPGGFGKRGVEGKIMAVQYARTKHIPYLGICLGLQLAIIEYARNKANMKGAHSTEFNSDTPFPVIGLITEWRTRDGQLETRDAYSNIGGSMRLGGQECLLKKGSLANKTYGAERIIERHRHRYEVNSEFIPQLEQAGLCISGLSKEENLCEMIELPETEHPWFLACQFHPEFTSRPQAGHPLFKAYIQATLTAAKKYSTNDDKKHQAVSTAL